The following are from one region of the Mustela lutreola isolate mMusLut2 chromosome 7, mMusLut2.pri, whole genome shotgun sequence genome:
- the LOC131835779 gene encoding cytochrome P450 1A1 — translation MWGSTPGPWDHDLSRIQSSHLENSTLMMSSVSRLSIPISATEFLLASAVFCLVLWVVRARQPRVPKGLKSPPGPWGWPLLGNVLTLGKTPHLALTRLSQRYGDVLQIHIGSTPVLVLSGLDTIRQALVRQGDDFKGRPDLYSFTLVTNGQSMTFNPDSGPAWAARRRLAQNALKSFSTASDPASSCTCYLEEHVSKEAEALLGRLQQQMAEAGCFEPYRYVVVSVANVICAMCFGKRYDHDDQELLSLVNLSNEFGEAVASGSPVDFFPILRYLPNPTLDSFKDLNKKFYNFMQKLVKEHYRTFEKGHIRDITDSLIEHCQEKRLDENANIQLSDEKIVNVVLDLFGAGFDTVTTAISWSLLYLVTNPNVQKKIQEELDTVIGRARQPRLSDRPQLPYMEAFILEIFRHASFVPFTIPHSTTRDTSLSGFYIPKGRCVFVNQWKINHDQKLWGDPSKFRPERFLNLDGTINKALSEKVILFGMGKRKCIGETIARLEVFLFLAILLQQVEFSVPQGTRVDMTPIYGLTMKHARCEHFQVRVRT, via the exons atgtggggctccaccccaggaccctgggatcatgacttgagccggatccaaag cAGTCATCTGGAGAACTCTACACTGATGATGTCCTCTGTGTCCAGACTCTCCATCCCCATCTCGGCCACAGAGTTTCTTCTGGCCTCTGCCGTCTTCTGCCTAGTGCTCTGGGTGGTCAGGGCCAGGCAGCCTCGGGTTCCCAAAGGCCTGAAGAGTCCACCAGGGCCGTGGGGATGGCCCCTGCTGGGGAACGTGCTGACCTTGGGGAAGACCCCACACCTGGCGCTGACGAGGCTGAGCCAGAGGTACGGGGATGTGCTGCAAATCCACATTGGCTCCACACCTGTGCTGGTGCTCAGCGGCCTGGACACCATCCGGCAGGCCCTGGTGCGGCAGGGGGATGATTTCAAGGGCCGGCCTGACCTCTACAGCTTCACTCTGGTTACTAATGGCCAAAGCATGACCTTCAACCCGGACTCTGGACCAGCGTGGGCTGCGCGCAGGCGCCTGGCCCAGAATGCCCTGAAGAGCTTCTCCACCGCATCAGACCCAGCTTCCTCGTGCACCTGCTACCTGGAAGAGCACGTGAGCAAGGAGGCAGAGGCCCTCCTCGGCAGGCTGCAGCAGCAGATGGCAGAGGCTGGGTGCTTTGAACCCTACAGATATGTAGTGGTATCGGTGGCTAATGTCATCTGTGCCATGTGCTTTGGCAAGCGCTATGACCATGATGACCAAGAGCTACTTAGCTTAGTGAACCTGAGTAATGAGTTCGGGGAGGCGGTTGCCTCTGGGAGCCCCGTGGACTTCTTCCCCATCCTTCGTTACTTGCCCAACCCCACCCTGGATTCCTTCAAGGACCTGAATAAGAAGTTCTATAACTTCATGCAAAAGTTGGTCAAGGAACACTACAGAACATTTGAGAAG GGCCACATTCGGGATATCACAGACAGCCTGATCGAGCACTGCCAGGAGAAGAGGCTAGATGAAAATGCCAACATCCAGCTGTCTGACGAGAAGATTGTTAACGTTGTCTTGGACCTGTTTGGAGCAG GATTTGACACGGTCACAACTGCCATCTCCTGGAGCCTCCTGTACCTGGTGACAAACCCCAATGTGCAGAAAAAGATCCAGGAGGAGCTGG ACACAGTAATTGGCAGGGCCCGGCAGCCCCGGCTCTCCGACAGGCCCCAGCTGCCCTACATGGAGGCCTTCATCCTGGAGATATTCCGACACGCTTCCTTCGTCCCCTTTACCATCCCTCATAG CACCACAAGAGACACAAGCCTCAGTGGCTTTTACATCCCCAAGGGACGTTGTGTCTTTGTGAACCAGTGGAAGATCAACCATGACCA GAAGCTCTGGGGTGACCCGTCTAAGTTCCGACCAGAACGATTTCTCAATCTCGATGGCACCATCAACAAGGCACTGAGTGAGAAGGTGATTCTCTTTGGTATGGGCAAGCGGAAGTGCATCGGTGAGACCATTGCCCGCCTGGAGGTCTTTCTCTTCCTGGCCATCCTGCTGCAGCAGGTGGAATTCAGTGTGCCCCAGGGCACAAGGGTGGACATGACCCCCATCTATGGGCTGACCATGAAGCATGCCCGCTGTGAGCACTTCCAAGTGCGGGTGCGCACTTAG
- the LOC131835777 gene encoding cytochrome P450 1A2, with amino-acid sequence MAWSPIATELLLVSAVFCLVLWVARAWQPRVPKGLKSPPGPWGWPLLGNLLTLGKTPHLALTRLSQRYGDVLQIHIGSTPVLVLSGLDTIRQALVQQGDDFKGRPDLYSFTLVTDGQSMTFNPDSGPVWAARRRLAQNALKSFSTASDPASLCTCYLEEHVSKEAEALLGRLQQRMAEAGRFDPYNEVLLSVASVIGAMCFGKRFPQSSEEMLSLISSTNDFVETASSGNPVDFFPILRYLPNPSLQKFKAFNQKFLRFLQNIVQEHYRDFDESNIQDITGALLKHSEKGSRTSAGHIPHEKIVNIINDIFGAGFDTVTTAISWSIMYLVTNPEIQRKIQEELDRVIGRARQPWLSDRLQLPYLEAFILELFRHTSFVPFTIPHSTTRDTVLKGFYIPKERCVFVNQWQVNHDPKVGGDPSKFRPERFLTADGTAINKTLSEKVILFGMGKRRCIGEVMAKSEIFLFLAILLQRLEFSVPAGVKVDLTPIYGLTMKHPHCEHVQARPRFSTK; translated from the exons ATGGCCTGGTCCCCGATAGCTACCGAGCTGCTCCTGGTCTCCGCCGTCTTCTGCCTGGTGCTCTGGGTGGCCAGGGCCTGGCAGCCTCGGGTTCCCAAAGGCCTGAAGAGTCCACCAGGGCCGTGGGGATGGCCCTTGCTGGGGAACTTGCTGACCTTGGGGAAGACCCCACACCTGGCGCTGACAAGGCTGAGCCAGAGGTACGGGGATGTGCTGCAAATCCACATTGGCTCCACACCCGTGCTGGTGCTCAGCGGCCTGGACACCATCCGGCAGGCCCTAGTGCAACAGGGGGACGATTTCAAGGGCCGGCCTGACCTCTACAGCTTCACTCTGGTTACTGATGGCCAAAGCATGACCTTCAACCCGGACTCTGGACCAGTGTGGGCTGCGCGCAGGCGCCTGGCCCAGAATGCCTTGAAGAGCTTCTCCACCGCATCAGACCCGGCTTCCTTGTGCACCTGCTACCTGGAAGAGCATGTGAGCAAGGAGGCAGAGGCCCTCCTCGGCAGGCTGCAGCAGCGGATGGCAGAGGCAGGGCGCTTTGACCCCTACAACGAGGTGCTCTTGTCCGTAGCCAGTGTCATTGGTGCCATGTGCTTTGGGAAGCGCTTCCCTCAGAGCAGTGAGGAGATGCTCAGCCTTATAAGCAGCACCAATGACTTTGTGGAGACAGCCTCCTCTGGGAACCCCGTGGACTTCTTCCCCATTCTCCGGTATCTGCCTAACCCTTCCCTGCAGAAATTCAAGGCCTTCAACCAGAAGTTCCTTCGGTTCCTGCAGAATATTGTCCAGGAGCACTACCGGGACTTTGACGAG AGCAACATTCAGGACATCACAGGCGCCCTCCTGAAGCACAGTGAGAAGGGCTCCAGAACTAGTGCTGGTCACATCCCCCATGAGAAGATCGTCAACATTATCAACGACATTTTTGGGGCCG GATTTGACACCGTCACAACGGCCATCTCCTGGAGCATCATGTATCTTGTGACAAACCCTGAGATACAGAGAAAGATCCAGGAAGAGTTGG ACAGAGTGATTGGCAGGGCCCGGCAACCATGGCTCTCCGACAGACTCCAGCTGCCCTACCTGGAGGCCTTCATCCTGGAGCTCTTCCGACACACCTCCTTCGTCCCCTTTACCATCCCCCACAG CACGACAAGGGACACGGTATTGAAAGGCTTCTACATCCCCAAAGAACGCTGTGTCTTTGTAAACCAGTGGCAGGTCAATCATGACCC AAAGGTGGGGGGGGATCCATCCAAGTTCCGACCAGAGAGATTCCTTACCGCTGATGGCACTGCAATCAATAAGACCTTGAGTGAGAAGGTGATACTCTTCGGCATGGGCAAGCGCCGGTGCATAGGAGAGGTCATGGCCAAGTCGGAGATCTTCCTCTTCCTAGCTATCTTGCTGCAGCGGCTGGAGTTCAGTGTGCCAGCAGGTGTGAAAGTAGACCTAACCCCCATCTATGGGCTGACCATGAAGCACCCCCACTGTGAGCATGTCCAGGCACGGCCACGCTTCTCCACCAAGTGA